In Plodia interpunctella isolate USDA-ARS_2022_Savannah chromosome 17, ilPloInte3.2, whole genome shotgun sequence, one genomic interval encodes:
- the LOC128677360 gene encoding uncharacterized protein LOC128677360 isoform X1: MKIKRSTLSGTIYSCFYIMRYTKRYLYILLLQVVEMCGQTTKASKAPKTSKAPKTPKITTTTTTRDPLKHTISYDPNQGYEPYWADGEWHIRDPQDWATTGLSPVTTTKPPLVCGDECPYLFTRIMHVCAKKQDEYVIDYTGNDNDEFHKCYSSYCGSKENMLIPNMKKYRTFETYCKFLDFQCREDATSQYSLMYIGKCEKDFTKIFKPMAHFTLVQSRLDHYLQHLGQTAPLRYSTHQTFPTTVSRVNG, encoded by the exons atgaagatAAAAAGATCAACTCTTTCAGGCACCATTTAcagttgtttttatatt ATGCGGTACACAAAGCGATACTTGTACATACTCCTGTTGCAAG TGGTGGAGATGTGCGG ACAAACAACAAAAGCATCAAAAGCACCAAAAACATCGAAAGCACCGAAAACACCGAAAATAACGACAACAACGACAACAAGAGACCCTCTGAAGCATACGATCAGCTACGATCCCAACCAGGGGTATGAGCCGTACTGGGCGGACGGCGAGTGGCACATTCGGGACCCGCAGGATTGGGCCACGACAGGCCTATCCCCGGTCACCACCACGAAGCCACCCTTGGTCTGCGGCGACGAGTGCCCCTACTTATTTACCAG AATAATGCATGTCTGTGCTAAGAAGCAGGATGAATACGTAATAGATTATACTGGGAATGATAACGACGAGTTCCATAAATGTTACTCCAGTTACTGCGGGTCAAAAGAGAATATGCTGATACCGAATATGAAGAAATATAGAACTTTTGAAACTTATTGCAAGTTCCTGGACTTCCAGTGTAGAGAGGACGCGACGTCTC AATATAGTTTGATGTACATCGGCAAGTGTGAAAAGGACTTTACGAAGATATTTAAACCTATGGCTCACTTCACGTTAGTCCAAAGTCGGTTGGATCACTACCTGCAGCATCTGGGCCAAACGGCGCCGCTTCGGTACTCCACGCATCAGACTTTCCCCACGACAGTATCCAGAGTCAATGGTTAA
- the LOC128677360 gene encoding uncharacterized protein LOC128677360 isoform X2, translating into MRYTKRYLYILLLQVVEMCGQTTKASKAPKTSKAPKTPKITTTTTTRDPLKHTISYDPNQGYEPYWADGEWHIRDPQDWATTGLSPVTTTKPPLVCGDECPYLFTRIMHVCAKKQDEYVIDYTGNDNDEFHKCYSSYCGSKENMLIPNMKKYRTFETYCKFLDFQCREDATSQYSLMYIGKCEKDFTKIFKPMAHFTLVQSRLDHYLQHLGQTAPLRYSTHQTFPTTVSRVNG; encoded by the exons ATGCGGTACACAAAGCGATACTTGTACATACTCCTGTTGCAAG TGGTGGAGATGTGCGG ACAAACAACAAAAGCATCAAAAGCACCAAAAACATCGAAAGCACCGAAAACACCGAAAATAACGACAACAACGACAACAAGAGACCCTCTGAAGCATACGATCAGCTACGATCCCAACCAGGGGTATGAGCCGTACTGGGCGGACGGCGAGTGGCACATTCGGGACCCGCAGGATTGGGCCACGACAGGCCTATCCCCGGTCACCACCACGAAGCCACCCTTGGTCTGCGGCGACGAGTGCCCCTACTTATTTACCAG AATAATGCATGTCTGTGCTAAGAAGCAGGATGAATACGTAATAGATTATACTGGGAATGATAACGACGAGTTCCATAAATGTTACTCCAGTTACTGCGGGTCAAAAGAGAATATGCTGATACCGAATATGAAGAAATATAGAACTTTTGAAACTTATTGCAAGTTCCTGGACTTCCAGTGTAGAGAGGACGCGACGTCTC AATATAGTTTGATGTACATCGGCAAGTGTGAAAAGGACTTTACGAAGATATTTAAACCTATGGCTCACTTCACGTTAGTCCAAAGTCGGTTGGATCACTACCTGCAGCATCTGGGCCAAACGGCGCCGCTTCGGTACTCCACGCATCAGACTTTCCCCACGACAGTATCCAGAGTCAATGGTTAA
- the LOC128677359 gene encoding phytanoyl-CoA dioxygenase, peroxisomal-like: protein MVRLTKEQKEFYKKNGYILLKNLVCDEELDRISEEYDELFQRKNQEKMESSWVGSDANDRKSDSAFTVKGIHNLQYHSALFGEFLFNKSLLDALEDIMETKNIVLHHTKAHYKPPEKGAAYPMHQDYHYFPYKNDSMVAAFLHLDAANPDNGGLFVYPGSHKLGPLEDFGAKEGEFHFVDQTKFPLEKATPVIAERGDVVVFSYLLVHGSSVNNSSNRRRMLLAQLADAQDSPLGAQPARPGQGWLLRGRNIDRDASIANRNCRITFAWCLELADCG from the exons ATGGTGCGGTTGACGAAGGAACAGAAGGAGTTTTATAAGAAGAATGGTTACATCCTTCTGAAGAACTTGGTGTGCGATGAAGAGTTAGACCGGATATCGGAGGAATATGACGAACTGTTCCAAAGGAAGAACCAGGAGAAGATGGAGAGCTCCTGGGTGGGAAGCGACGCCAATGACAGGAAGAGCGACAGTGCGTTTACG GTAAAAGGCATCCATAACTTACAATACCATAGTGCATTGTTTGGGGAGTTTTTGTTCAACAAGAGCCTTCTGGACGCCTTGGAAGATATTATGGAAACGAAGAACATAGTACTGCATCACACTAAGGCGCATTACAAGCCGCCCGAAAAAGGGGCTGCCTATCCGATGCACCag GACTATCATTATTTTCCGTATAAGAATGACTCCATGGTCGCAGCGTTTCTGCACCTAGATGCAGCTAATCCGGACAATGGGGGGTTGTTCGTGTACCCAGGCTCTCACAAGCTGGGGCCTTTGGAAGACTTTGGAGCCAAGGAGGGGGAATTCCATTTCGTTGACCAG ACAAAATTCCCCCTAGAAAAGGCGACGCCCGTGATCGCAGAAAGGGGAGATGTGGTGGTTTTCTCTTATTTACTGGTGCACGGCAGCTCCGTGAACAACTCGAGCAATCGCCGTCGGATGCTGCTGGCGCAGCTGGCCGACGCCCAGGACTCGCCGCTCGGGGCGCAGCCGGCGCGGCCCGGCCAGGGCTGGCTGCTGCGCGGCCGCAATATCGACAGGGATGCCAGCATCGCCAACAG